Part of the Ignavibacterium album JCM 16511 genome, GTTTCGCAGCCGCTTCGAGAGACGTTTTCATCTGATCTGATAAAGAAATTGTTTTATACTTTTGTTGAAACTTCACAAGTTCATTTTCAAGCGAATCCAATTGTACTCTGGTTTCAGAAATTTGCTGCTCCAAGTAAATTCTTGTATTCTTAGATTTAGTTGATAATTTGCTGTTATTAAAATAGTTAAGGCCATCTATAAAAGATTGAGCAATCTGTTTCGCTAAAACTTTTAATGAGTCTTTATCCGAGGTAACAGCAGGTAAAATATTCGATGTTACATCAACAGAAAGTTTTACAATCCCCTCTTTGTTTAAATCAAAGGAAATCATCTTTTGAAGATTAGCGATTGCTTTTTCATCTGAATCAACATTAAATTTTTCTACTAAATCTAATTTTTTAACAACAAATTCTGATAGGGTTCTGCTCTTCATTATCTGGATATACATTTCTGAACTTGCAATAGTCATCATTCCTGTAGCAATTCCACTTAAATCATTCATTCCAGTTCCCAACAAACTGCCTAATCCGAAATCTTTTTTCCTTTCAGGGGGAAGAATGGTTACACTGCTTGTATAGGTTACAGGATAAACAAATAACAGAATCAGAAACAGAATAACTGTTGATAAAATAGTAACGCTAATGATCCGTTTCCAGTTTATCAGGATTGTATGTAGTATTGTATGAAAATCCATTTCTTACCTCGTTGCTACAATTACTGCTACTGTGGCTGCAATTACAGCCGCTATTTGGCCAAGAACCTGTAAACTGGTTGTAAATACTTCCCAGAATTTTGGACCTGGAGGATCTTCCGGTATCCAGATTGTATCTCCTGGTTTTAATTCTTCAACCTCATCTGCATCAACCCATTCACCTGTGTTAGCCCGGATAACTCTTACATCACCTTCTTTTGCCCGCCAGCTAAATCCACCTGCAATGTTTATGTAATCATCAATTGTCAGACCTTGTTTGTAAGTAATATTTCCCGGATTAACTACCTGACCAATAATTGTGATATACTCTTTCTTTTCAGGAATGGTGATTATATCTCCAAGTTTTAAAACCACATCTTCATTAGTATCTTTTTGCAGGAATAGTTTTTCAAAATCCACGACAACTCGTCCTCTTTTTTGACGAGAACGGGCTTTGAGATAATCATATTCATCATCAGTCATATCTGCTCTTGGGATAAGCCGTAATCTTTCAAGTTCAGGATCATAAGTTGAATCAGCTTTTGTTCTATATAAAACAGCATCTTTAAGTGAAGCATTCTTCTTAAATCCACCAGCTTCATTTATTACCTGTGACAGTGTAGTTTCATCTTTTTTTATTTTATAAACTCCGGGATATTTTATTTCACCTTTCACTTCAACATAATGTACATCAAAATACTCAGGTATTTCCCGAACAATGATAAAATCCCCTTTATTCACTTTTGGTTTTTTAGTCTGAATTTCATCGTAACTGAAATACAAACTGTACTGGAATTTTCCATCTTCTGAAAAACGAACTATTTCAATCGAATCTTTCTTTGCTTTATATAAAATTCCACCTGCAATGTTTAAAACTTCGTCAATAGATTCTCCATCTTTATACTCGTAATTGCCTGTATATTTGATGTGTCCGAAAAGGGCAACAAATCTTTCAGCTTTATCTACGAGAACAACATCACCATCGTTCAAAAATGGGTTTTGACTATAATCACCAAGTCGTAAGAATTGTAATAAGTCCACTTTTTTAGACTCTCCGTTCTTCGATGTAATTCTAATGTTTCTTATGTCCGAAGAATATGAGAGCCCGGATGACAATACAAACAAATCCAGCAATCTTGATGAGGAACTTAACACATAGGTAGAAGGATTAACTACATTGCCAACAAGAGAAACTTTAATCTTTCGGAAATTTTGCAGTGAAATGTGTATGTCAACATCTTTAAAGCTCTTCATCAATCTGGTTTGAATAGCCACTTTTGCTTCTGATAAAGTTTTATTTCGAAGATCTATTGCTCCGATTCTTGGAATGTAGATAAATCCTTCCGGATCAATTCCTGGCGTAAATATTTTTTCTTCCAAACCACTGATCGAAATAAAGAGAATATCTCCGGGACCAACTTTATATTCATTGGGATCAATCGCTCCTTCGGATGAAGTTGTTAAAAACTGACTTATCAATGTTGAGTCTTTCAATCCAAGCAATGCTCTTTCCTGATAATCAGGAAAAACCTGGGCAACTGAAATAGAATTGATTAATAAAAAAATGAGAAAAAGTAATCGCGCTTTCAATTTTATACCAAATTGTGATTGTTGTGATACGAACTAAATTCTATACTTTTAAAATAATAAAACTTATTAAACTCTTAACGAAATTTTTCTTAGTGCAACGGTGGTTACAATTGAACCAATAAAAGGTCCAATTAGTAAAATCAAAACTATAAATAATCTAAAATCGAGCTCTGTCATCTTCAACAACAAATTATAATCAATATTAAAGTAAGATATGACTGAAAAAGAAATTAGAATACTAATTGTACCTGATAATAATCCTATCAGAATGATGTTGAAAATTATGGGCAATTTTATCGTGCTTAGTTTAGCACCAACCAGCTTCATGGTTTCAAGCTCTTCATATTTTGAATTCATAATCAGTTTAACAGTGCTGTAAACAAGATAAATTGATACAAGAAGCATAAATCCAGTGAATATGAAAATGTATAGTTTGACCTTTTCCGAGAATGCAATTACCTTTTGAAGAAATTCCATTTTAGAAACCACTTCGGTTACAATTTCTTCCTTTTGAATATCACTTACAATTTTATTTAGCGAATCCTTATTCGTGTATTCATTTTTCAAATAAAGAGTATAAGAAGCTGGCAATGGATTATAATCCAGAATTTTTCTGAAATCTTCACCGGTTTCTTTCAGAAAAATTTCTGCTGCTCTTTCTTTCGAGATGAATTCAATTTTGGAAGTGAAAGGTTGATTTTTCAATTTCGCAGCAAAGTTATTTAATGATTCATCGTTAACATTATCGTTAATAAAAATGTTCAATGAGATATTTTGTTGAACATATTCCTGTAAAAATTTTGATGCTCTGATTAAATAAAAAGATAATACAATTAGTAACACACAAAGGGTTAAAGAAATAAGATTTAAGAAAAAATTTAATTTGGATCTAAGGATTAGTTTAAACGATTCTTTTATAACAAAACTCATTTTATCCTTTCCTAAAAATTAGATTCATCCAGCCAACGGGAAATTTGCCATTTTTCATTATCAGGATTTTTCTTTAAAGCCAAATTCACTCTTCCATCAACACGAATGACATCAGTAGGATTGAAAATGATAGTAAGATTAAAACTTCTAACCACATTAGCAGTAAGAGAATCCTGTGTGAGTAATATTATATTATTCCAGACCAAATCAAGCCGCTGAACATTTTGGAAAAGGCCCAAAGTTGTTCTCATCTCATCATCTCTTCCCCACGAAACATCAAAGCCCTGATCATAATCTCTATAGGTGAAAATAAAATCCTGAGTTAAAAGCTGACCGTAAATTGTTGTATCCTTAAATGTGTAGGCATATTGGAAATTCTGAAAAACACCGTTTATATCTTTCTGATCTGAAATTGGTGGTTTATCATCACCAATATTTTCATCATAAGATGGTGCGAATGGATTTGTGCATCCAAACATAATTAATAACGATATGTAAGCTAGCTTTCTAATAAAAAATTCCTTTCATTTCACTCCAGCTTGGCAAACTGCTGCTTCGTGTATCTTTCCAATAATAAATTGACCAGTCAGAACGATTATCGCGAATCATATTGAACTGTAAATTTCCGGAATAATTTTTTGGCTCAGATGAATTGTGCGGAATATTTAAAAAATAATTTGCAGAATAAACCAGCGTATCACCTGAAAGACTGCTATAACTTTCATCACTAAATGTTAAAGTGATTGGAAAATCTTTCGGAACTTTTGCAATAACACTATTGAAATATCTTCTCTCATCATCAAGCCCCCAATCCTGAGCAAGAAAAGCATAAGTTGAAACAGCTTCGCTTGAAGGAATGAAGGTGAAAGATTTGTTTACAAATAAGGTATCAACAAAACAGGCAATATAGTTTTGAGTGTTTTTATCGTTAAAAGAATTTTTCAGATTTTCAATAACAATTGAAGGTTCTTTGGGCGGCTGAAAATTTGCCCGGTTCTCATCGGGTTTTTCAGGATCTCTTGTTGTAAATAGATCACAACCTGATAACATCAATATAAAGATTAGAGCTATTTTAATTATTTTTTTTGCATAGTGCTATAAAGCGCGGAGATGAAATTTCATCAAATTCATTTCCCAAAAAATCTCCAAACAAATTAATAATTTCAAATCCAAATTCCTTCAACTTAAGAATGAGAAAATTGCTTTCGTATAATTTTATTGATTCAAAATAAACTTTTGAATTTCCGTTGCGAATAATAGTAATTTTTTTATTCACTCTCTGATCAACAATTTCTCTTTCCTGCTTAATAATATAATTTTCATTCGATTCTTCAGAATATCCAATCAGATTTTTTTCAAGGTGGTTTTTATTGAAATAGTCCAGAACAAAATAACCATTTGGATTTAATAAGGAGTAAGCTTTTTGAAATAATAGGAAATTTTCTTTATCAGTTTCAAAATAACCGAAACTTGTAAAGAGATTAACAATCAGATCAAATTTTTTTTCAGAACTGAATTCTCTTATATCCGATTGGATGAATTCTATTTTAAGATTTTCTTTTTCGGCAGAATTTTTTGCCTCAGTGAGAAGTCTTTCACTTAAATCAACACCAGTAACATTAAATCCAAGTTTGGAAAGTAGAATTGAATGTCTTCCGGAACCACAAGCTAAATCAAGAATTGAAGCTTTTGGAGTTAAATTAATTTTTGAAAGTAAAAATCGGATATGACATTCAGCATCACTTTCATTGCGATGCTTGTAAACATTTAAATATTCATCGGTATTAAACCATTCGACAAACCAATCTTTTTTCATAAATCAATTCGGTTCAACATAGCTTTTCCAATCGTTGCTTCATCAGCAAATTCAAGGTCGCCGCCAATCGGAATTCCACGGGCAATTCTTGTAACCTTCACTCCAAGTGGTTTAATTAATTTAGCAAGATATAGTGAAGTAGTTTCTCCTTCGGTATCAGGATTTAGTGCGAGAATAACTTCCTTTATTTCTTCATCGTGAAATCTGTTAATTAGTTCTTTTATTCTAAGGTTCTCAGCACCAATTCCCATAAGTGGCGATAGAACTCCACCCAAAACATGATATAATCCATTAAACTCGTGAGATTTTTCAATTGCAATAACATCACTAACTTCTTCAACAACACAAATTGTTGACTGATCCCGTTTCGGATTTTTACAAATTTCACAAAGTTCATCTTCTGAAAGATTAAAACATTTTTTGCAAAGCATTAATTTTTCTTTAAGGTCAATTATCGCTTTAGCTAACTTTTCAGCAGATTCTTTATCGCTTTTAATTATGTGAAGTGCTAATCTTTGGGCAGTTTTCTTCCCTATTCCCGGAAGTTTACTTAATTCATCAATGGCTATTAATAATGTTTCTGCTATTTGCACTGTTAAAATCCTGGAATATTCATACCTGGTGGTAACATCCCTTTTGTAACTTTAGCAAGTTCTTCTTCTGCCATTTTACCTGCAGAAGCTAATGCTTTATTTACTGCTGCAACAACCAGATCTTCAAGAATTTCTTTTTCTTCCTGATTGATAACCTGAGGATCAATTTCTACAGAAACGATCTCCTTTGCTCCGTTTGCGGTCGCTTTAATCATTCCGCCGCCAGCTTCTTCGGTAACTGTCATATTGACAAGCTGCGCCTGAACTTTCTGCATTTCTTCCTGCATTTTCTGTACTTGCTTTAACATTCCCTGCAAATTTTTCATTCTTTTAACTCCAAATTGATTTTAATTAGGAAAAAATTACTTCTACAAATATATGATAAAGGTTTGACTTTATTTATTTCTTAATACAAATTTGAAACATAGATAACAAAAAGAAAAAGGTCTTTTATGTTAGAAACAATTTTACACTCACAACCAATCGATGAAAAGTATATTCAAGTTGAATATACTGACACAGTTTTATTGGAGAAAAAGAAAATAAAAGTTAAAGATATTGGAATAAAAACCTGCGAACTGAGTCATTTCTTTTTTGAGTATGCAACCGGATTTCAAATACCGACTGCTTATGTTAAAAAAGATGATAAAACAATTCTGAAATTTGTTAATCACAAACCTTTTTCTTTTACCGTAAAAATCTTAAATCGTGCTGACAAAAGAATTGCAAAAATTTTCGGACTAAAAGAACACAGCGAACTTAAACTGCCGGTATTTGAATTTCATTATGGTGAAGGAAAAGACACGCTAATCAGCGAAAGTCACTTAATATCATTTGATCTTTGTAATCAGGAAGACATGAAAATTATTTTGAGAATTAGCTCAAAGGTAAATGCGGTTTTAAAATCTTTTTTCGAAAGAAGGAACGAAATTTTATCTCAACTTTCCTGCACTTTTGGTAAATTTGAAGAGAAGATTTGTTTGAGTGGTGATTTCTCACCTTTCGGTTTGAAAGTTTATCCAAAAGAAGAAAATAAGAAATGGTTTGACCCTGAAAAGATGAACACGCCAGCAGAAATAAAAAAGTACACTGATTTTCTACATAATATCGTGAGTCCTAAATAATGTTCACAAAATATGGTTACACAACGATTGGTGCTGTTGCAATAATTTATTTCATACTAATTGTAATCGGGATTTTTATAAATAATGGTTATGTCAGATATCCTCTTTTCATTCTCGCATTACTTTTAATTGCTTTCACTTTGAATTTTTTCAGAGATCCTGAAAGAATAGTTCCTTCAAAAGATAATATTGTTGTATCTCCTGCCGATGGAAAAGTACTTTTTGTAAAAGAAGTCATTGATGAAAAATTTCTAAACGGAAAAGCAAAGCAGATTTCTGTTTTTATGTCTCCTTTAAATGTTCATGTTAATCGAATTCCTATTTCAGGTAAAGTTGATTATTTGAAGCATTATGAGGGGGAATTTATTGCTGCCTTTGAAGACAAAGCATCAGAGAGAAATGAACGAACAGAAATCGGAATTACTTCGGCTAAAGGTAAAGTATTATTCACACAAATTGCCGGCTTTGTTGCAAGACGAATAATTTGTGATTTGAACATAGGAGATGAAGTTAAAATCGGAGAGAGATTTGGTATGATTAAGTTTGGAAGCCGTGTAGATATTCTCGTTCCAGTTGATTGGCAGGAAAAAGTTAAAAAAGATGATAAAGTTTTTGCAGGAGAAACAGTTCTTTTTGAAATTCCACAATAAAGATGAGCAAACTTAAAATCACACCTTCAGTTATTCCTAATCTCTTTACTGCTCTGAATATGTTCAGTGGATTTTTGTCCATCATTTATTCAAGCAATGGAAATTTTGTTTATGCCGGCTGGTTGATAATTGTTGCAGCAATATTCGATGCACTTGATGGTTTAATGGCACGACTTACAAAATCAAGTAGTGAGCTGGGAGTTGAGCTCGACTCACTTTCAGATGTTGTTTCGTTCGGTGCTGCACCATCATTTCTGCTTTACAAAACTTATTTCTATAATTTTGAAACAGCAGGAATAATTTTGAGCTCATTGCCTCTTATTGCCGGCGGATTTCGTCTTGCAAGATTTAATGTTCAGTTGGTTGGTTTTGATAAAAAATATTTTACCGGTTTACCCATTCCATCAGCAGCAATCATATTTGCCACAATGGTTCTAAGTTTTTATAACAACGGATTTGAAAAAATTTTTGACTATTTAATTATTCCCGGGGTTATCATCATCTCTTATCTGATGGTAAGCAAAGTAAGATATGAAACATTTCCGAAGTTCAGTTCAGAAAATATTAAAGCAAAACCTTTTCATTTCATTTTTATGTTTCTTTCATTTTTAGTGATAATCATTTTCTATGTAAAAGGACTTTTCTTTAGTTTTGTGACGATGATTTTACTCGGTTTAATCAGACATTATTATCAAAAGATTACAAATAAAACCATCAGAGGTTAAAGTTGTTCAAAGCGAAAGTAATTATTAAACGAAGACCTTCTATTCTTGATCCTCAGGGCAAAGCAGTTGAAAAAGGCGCTCAGCATCTTGGTTTAACGAACATCAGAAATACGAGAATCGGTAAATACATTGAATTTGATATTCTGAGCGATAACCGACAAGAAGCAGAAAAAGAAGTTAATGATTATTGTAAAAAGCTTCTTGCAAATCCAATTATGGAAGATTATGAATTCACACTTGAAGAAGTGAAGTGATATGAAACCAAAGTTCGGCGTTGTAGTTTTTCCTGGTTCCAACTGTGACCA contains:
- a CDS encoding phosphoribosylaminoimidazolesuccinocarboxamide synthase, translated to MLETILHSQPIDEKYIQVEYTDTVLLEKKKIKVKDIGIKTCELSHFFFEYATGFQIPTAYVKKDDKTILKFVNHKPFSFTVKILNRADKRIAKIFGLKEHSELKLPVFEFHYGEGKDTLISESHLISFDLCNQEDMKIILRISSKVNAVLKSFFERRNEILSQLSCTFGKFEEKICLSGDFSPFGLKVYPKEENKKWFDPEKMNTPAEIKKYTDFLHNIVSPK
- the pssA gene encoding CDP-diacylglycerol--serine O-phosphatidyltransferase, with product MSKLKITPSVIPNLFTALNMFSGFLSIIYSSNGNFVYAGWLIIVAAIFDALDGLMARLTKSSSELGVELDSLSDVVSFGAAPSFLLYKTYFYNFETAGIILSSLPLIAGGFRLARFNVQLVGFDKKYFTGLPIPSAAIIFATMVLSFYNNGFEKIFDYLIIPGVIIISYLMVSKVRYETFPKFSSENIKAKPFHFIFMFLSFLVIIIFYVKGLFFSFVTMILLGLIRHYYQKITNKTIRG
- a CDS encoding SLBB domain-containing protein — its product is MKARLLFLIFLLINSISVAQVFPDYQERALLGLKDSTLISQFLTTSSEGAIDPNEYKVGPGDILFISISGLEEKIFTPGIDPEGFIYIPRIGAIDLRNKTLSEAKVAIQTRLMKSFKDVDIHISLQNFRKIKVSLVGNVVNPSTYVLSSSSRLLDLFVLSSGLSYSSDIRNIRITSKNGESKKVDLLQFLRLGDYSQNPFLNDGDVVLVDKAERFVALFGHIKYTGNYEYKDGESIDEVLNIAGGILYKAKKDSIEIVRFSEDGKFQYSLYFSYDEIQTKKPKVNKGDFIIVREIPEYFDVHYVEVKGEIKYPGVYKIKKDETTLSQVINEAGGFKKNASLKDAVLYRTKADSTYDPELERLRLIPRADMTDDEYDYLKARSRQKRGRVVVDFEKLFLQKDTNEDVVLKLGDIITIPEKKEYITIIGQVVNPGNITYKQGLTIDDYINIAGGFSWRAKEGDVRVIRANTGEWVDADEVEELKPGDTIWIPEDPPGPKFWEVFTTSLQVLGQIAAVIAATVAVIVATR
- the recR gene encoding recombination mediator RecR; this translates as MQIAETLLIAIDELSKLPGIGKKTAQRLALHIIKSDKESAEKLAKAIIDLKEKLMLCKKCFNLSEDELCEICKNPKRDQSTICVVEEVSDVIAIEKSHEFNGLYHVLGGVLSPLMGIGAENLRIKELINRFHDEEIKEVILALNPDTEGETTSLYLAKLIKPLGVKVTRIARGIPIGGDLEFADEATIGKAMLNRIDL
- a CDS encoding class I SAM-dependent methyltransferase, encoding MKKDWFVEWFNTDEYLNVYKHRNESDAECHIRFLLSKINLTPKASILDLACGSGRHSILLSKLGFNVTGVDLSERLLTEAKNSAEKENLKIEFIQSDIREFSSEKKFDLIVNLFTSFGYFETDKENFLLFQKAYSLLNPNGYFVLDYFNKNHLEKNLIGYSEESNENYIIKQEREIVDQRVNKKITIIRNGNSKVYFESIKLYESNFLILKLKEFGFEIINLFGDFLGNEFDEISSPRFIALCKKNN
- a CDS encoding phosphatidylserine decarboxylase family protein yields the protein MFTKYGYTTIGAVAIIYFILIVIGIFINNGYVRYPLFILALLLIAFTLNFFRDPERIVPSKDNIVVSPADGKVLFVKEVIDEKFLNGKAKQISVFMSPLNVHVNRIPISGKVDYLKHYEGEFIAAFEDKASERNERTEIGITSAKGKVLFTQIAGFVARRIICDLNIGDEVKIGERFGMIKFGSRVDILVPVDWQEKVKKDDKVFAGETVLFEIPQ
- the purS gene encoding phosphoribosylformylglycinamidine synthase subunit PurS translates to MFKAKVIIKRRPSILDPQGKAVEKGAQHLGLTNIRNTRIGKYIEFDILSDNRQEAEKEVNDYCKKLLANPIMEDYEFTLEEVK
- a CDS encoding cell division protein FtsX → MSFVIKESFKLILRSKLNFFLNLISLTLCVLLIVLSFYLIRASKFLQEYVQQNISLNIFINDNVNDESLNNFAAKLKNQPFTSKIEFISKERAAEIFLKETGEDFRKILDYNPLPASYTLYLKNEYTNKDSLNKIVSDIQKEEIVTEVVSKMEFLQKVIAFSEKVKLYIFIFTGFMLLVSIYLVYSTVKLIMNSKYEELETMKLVGAKLSTIKLPIIFNIILIGLLSGTISILISFSVISYFNIDYNLLLKMTELDFRLFIVLILLIGPFIGSIVTTVALRKISLRV
- a CDS encoding YbaB/EbfC family nucleoid-associated protein, with the protein product MKNLQGMLKQVQKMQEEMQKVQAQLVNMTVTEEAGGGMIKATANGAKEIVSVEIDPQVINQEEKEILEDLVVAAVNKALASAGKMAEEELAKVTKGMLPPGMNIPGF
- a CDS encoding GumC family protein, coding for MDFHTILHTILINWKRIISVTILSTVILFLILLFVYPVTYTSSVTILPPERKKDFGLGSLLGTGMNDLSGIATGMMTIASSEMYIQIMKSRTLSEFVVKKLDLVEKFNVDSDEKAIANLQKMISFDLNKEGIVKLSVDVTSNILPAVTSDKDSLKVLAKQIAQSFIDGLNYFNNSKLSTKSKNTRIYLEQQISETRVQLDSLENELVKFQQKYKTISLSDQMKTSLEAAAKLKSEITRIEIEMNLLKNDVTEENKYYHTLQKQLEELKKQYNKFDTDRIDYLLSFKNAPELGQQLSSLFREVRIQNEIYVMLQQLYYKEKIQEKRDTPSVDILDEPIIPENQSSPRLFFSSLIGGIFIFIGLSSFYFYKDLKVLKAKNSA